The genomic region ctggtttATAAAGCTGGTGAGACTCTAGAAGCGAGCAAAAAGCCCCAAGGAATACATAGTGTCCCCAGTAGCAGAGACAGGATGAAGGGGCCTTTTTTTCACTCTCTATAAAACGTTAGGAACTTTCAAAAGCAGAAAACCGCTCTTCCTTTCCAATATCTGAACAGGGACTCAGCAGGCAAAGTGTTTACGTGCCCAGCTGATGAGAAGCCACGGGGAAGTGGAGCTGGAGTAGTCCCCAAACACAGTACAAGGAACAAGGCTCCCTGCACGCTGAACTCTCCCCATTGCCACTATCCATAATCTAAATGGCAGCGTGGTGAGAAAACGCTAAAGTGTGTCTTGAGGGAATGCACATGGGGAGAAGAGGCGACACAGCTCAGCATTGTTAGGCCTCACTTGACCCTAAAGAGGAGGAGTATCTAAGCATTTGGCTAGAGCTGTCTATAGAGTGATCATAGAATCTGGTGTCGTTGCCCGCAGAGGAGTCGTTTAGAGAAGAGTTTGAAAGATCAGAGCTCAGTGAATAAGAAATCTTCCTTCCACTGAGCTTCTTGCCACTTTCTTTAGCATTAATTTTAACTTATTATCGacagtattttaaaatctttattgGGCCCTGGTTTCCAGTCCCAGGAATGCCCACACTTTGAGTAAAATACACTCCCTTTACTCATCCATTGCAGCTAGCTTACTTTCTGCTGTTTCATTGGAATAACTACTGCTTCCCGTGGGGTTGCTCTGAATTTACTCTCGTGTCACTGAGAATAAAACGTAGCCCCCCGGAGGGATTATGAGTATGTGTAAAGCGGGCAGGATTTTGTCACTGTGTTTCCCATAAACACTTGCTTTTTCAGCCTCTTGGTACCCAGCTCCCAAGCCCAGAAGAGGAAGAAGGACACGGTGATAACTCTATACTTCTCTCCTAGTCTATCCTAGCCCCTTCCCACACATTTAAGGGTATCCGGCCGGGTTCCGGGTGCGCAAACGTTTTCTGGGGATCAGATTTCGAATGCAGGCAGATTTCCATCAGATCCCATCACGGTCTCACTTTTTGTTTGGCACCAAATGATCgcagttttctttaaaatatgaaTTCCTCAGTTGCATCTACTTTCCCCGTGTAGCGCTGCAGCCTCCTGGCGATCGCACCCAAAGATGGTTTCGTTATATGTCAAAAAAGTCCCCGTCTCCCGTCGCCCAATgcacaggccaaatcctgctcgcCTTATTCAATGGGACAATTTGCTTGAGTAAGAAGAACCAGACCTGGCCCGCCATGTGCAGTGATTGCTCTAATTTATGTCCTGTCTGTCTTCAATTTACATGTTTgtgttgaaagaaagaaagaaagaaagaaagaaagaaagaaagaaagaaagaaagaaagaaagaaagaaagaaagaaagaaagaaagaaagaaagaaagggtaGTTGTTACTAATTAGTTCCTTTTGGAAGGGAGTTGGATTAATTTAAACAAGAGAAAACTAAATCGAAAAGACCCTTTTCTTAAGTGTAACATATTCCCACTGCAAATATGTGTTTGCTTTGTGTTTTTCGTTGGTTTACAAAGGAATCAGTTGCTGTAGCACTTCGCAGTCAATGTATTAAAACAAGTATTCGAGAAACTGCTTCACTTACTGATTCGGGTCTCACCACCTTGGAAATATTAAACTTCCAGAGGAACGGAGCTGAGTTACTCTGTTTGTTTCGAGTAACTCCTCGACAGCTCCTTCATCACCCAGCGGAATGAATCACCAAAGGGAAACAGACCATTATCCCCCTATTTGTCTGCCTAACTCCACTGGAAATAATCCCCCTGCCAAATTAGATCTTCGCTTTATCCCTTTCTCCATTCCATGGACTCTACGGGCAGGTTTTCGGTTAAAATAAAAATAGGGAGTTTCTTTCAGACTGAACAACataaactttcttccctctgttcctttcctTCTAAACGCCAAACCCCAGTCAGGAATCAGAAATCAAACTCACTTCGGATCGTTTTTATTTGAACATAAACAGTTCGGTTTGCGGTCGGACATCGTTTCAAATCCCTTCTAGGAAACTTCTTTGGAAGTTCTTAGTAACCATAAAGTGgttgctgtttttgtttgtttgtttgtttttgtttttgttttaagtgaCGAACAATAACCACCGCTACTTCACAAAGTCATCAAGCTCAAAACAGATGGAATTTGCAATGACAAAAGTTCTCCGTGTACCTAGCACAGTAGAAGTCTGAGAGCAATTCTAAATAGTCGACTTTCTCTTACAGAATTTTTATACAGTAACGTCTAATGTAGGGGCAATAGAGAGAGGTGTTAGAGATGGGGTAGAAGAGGGAAGGAAAATAAAAGTCCGATTTCCAATTATTTCCCTGTATTATTAATGTGCAATAAGTAGCTGATTCTTTTCTAGTAATTATGGGGGGGAATCCTCTCTATAGAAAATAACAGTCTCTTCACAAATATCTGATAAATGGTGAATTTCGTAACTGCTACCCAATCAACCCAGAAACACATTTTCcccaaaaatattttctattattTCTCTTCTGAGATTCATTTTGAGCTTGTAATATTTTATAGTTGATTTTCTGTAacggatttgtttttaaaatctcctttAGGCtggaaaataaatgttatttggACAATAAGAAAAGTTAACTTACTGCTTCTCCTCTTTTCCGTGAATGCATCTGCATTTTGCACCAAGTATCATTTGGATCCTTCTGTATATTTGACAATCACTTTATGGTGATTTGTTTATGCATTCATAAAGATTTTCCATACCGTATAAAGAGAAATAGCCCTATAATTCAAGCAATTCATTTACACACGCAAGAACACacgcggggttgggggggaggatgAGTGAAGGCTGGACAATTGGTTCCGTTTTTATTGCTATCTTAAAGGCAGTTCTCGTTAGCCTTCGGTTTGTTGAGAAAAGTCGCAGCAAGAGACAGATCGGCTTTCCTTTTCTTGTCTTGCAGTCCCAGACAAAGGCGAAACCAgaacttttatttcattttttttatttgaaatctcATCCAGAAACACTGGTCCATAATAAATATATCGATAGTTATCaagaatatataaaaaataaagacaCGTTGTGGTCTTTGAGGCCCTAACAAAATATTTCAAGCAAATGCCCAGGAAAACATAACAAAACCCAACATAAAACAACAGTAAAGTTCCAGTGGAGTAACACAATGACCAATCCGGCCAGAGTCGACCCTGCATGCAGATAACTGAGCAAGGGGCAATGTGGAACCCAGCCAGCTGACTACTACACTGCACTTACAACAGGAGATCTGGCAAAACAGGCTTTGGGGATGTTGTGCGTGTTTTGCACGATTTCTCTTTCTTGTTTTATACAGCCACAGACGGGAAAAGAAATGAAACGCTTTAGAGAATTCACTATTAAATCCTTGTTACAAGGAAAACTGCACCATTGCCAGTACAACATGTTTGAACGAGATTCAATTATAAGCATGCATGCATTCTTTTGAGCTACATTGTGTAAAAAATCATCACCATTCCTAGCTGTCATATCCTGGAGTGGAGCAGAGAAGAGTCCCAGAAATGTAGGcgttgcctttaaaaacaaacaaataaacaaacaaacagaaaaaccaaaccccaaacaACTCATCGTCTCTTTGCAGCTGCGAACAGTACAATGACCACCATGTCTttcttgctgtttttttttttttgcatccacGTTAaggaaatatttacatttttttgttttgtttttacaacaGGGATTTTTGTTTTAGTATAAGAAGAAAACATGGCCCGAGAATCCAACTAAAACATTACCTTTGTAAGGTCCTTACTACACTAATCCCTTGTTACCACAAATGCAGTTTTGACAAGCTCGGATGTCAGTGGGAAGGAAACACACTGGAGTTCAGCAAAGGAAAAGAAGCATGCATGCGAACGCAGGACTTCTTGTGTGGAGTCTTCCTGCAGCATCACCTACCAGAACTTGTTTGAAAGTGTGATCTCTGGTATAGCTAAAAAGGCTCTGGAGCTTTCATTGTCACTTCAGTAAGTCCTTGGATTCTGCTGAGAGCCTGCTCACGTTGGCTGTGGTGAGGGCAGACAGGTGTGGCGGAGGAGGCATTTGACAGATAGTGCAAGGGCAAGGCAAACCTGACCAGTGCTGGAAGCCACTGCCAAGCTGGAGGGCCGGAGGAGCAGAAGGAGTCTTGAGTAAAGAGTGAGGGGGCCTGATCGTGCCAATCCCTGGTAGGGAGGCGGACAGCGGGGAGGAGGTGTTGGCTGAAGACAAGGCACTGCCAAGGATGGGGTGGACCTGGTGGACCGTGCTAGCTGCGTGGGCCGGGTGCCCGCCTGAGTGTCCCACTGTCCCGCAGTGAAAGGCGGAGTGGTGTCCTCCATAGATTTCACCCACCAGCCTCTTCATCTCCTCCAGGGAGCTGGTGAGCATCAGGATGTAGTTTCTGGCCAGCAGGAGGGTAGCAATTTTGGAGAGTTTCCTCACGGAAGGTCCATGAGCGTAGGGCATCACCTCCCTCAGCCCATCCATGGCCAGGTTCAGGTCGTGCATCCTTTTGCGCTCCCGCCCGTTGATCTtcagcctgagctgctgcaggtCCTGCTCCGAGAGCTGCTTCTTGATTTTGTACTTGCTGCCTTCCCCTCCGGCCTTGGAGCCGTTTCTGGAAAGGCCTTCCCCGGACATCTTCTGCACCAGGTCGCCCTGAGTGGAGGAGACCGAGTTGAGCCGGTTGtcctgatggtggtggtggtgatggtggtgatgGTGATCTCTCAGGTACATCTCATCCATGTCTGGCGAGGAAGCTCTGCTGGAGACAGAGCTGGAGTCAGAATTCATTGTATTGGGGCTTCGGAGCAAGAAATTTCTTCCCTGCTCTGGAGAGGGTGAAAtaggattgtttaaaaaaaataataaaataaactgcaggctctgtgggaggggggaaggttcAAACAGGAGGAAAACTCTCCTTTCTCCCTCTAATCTCTCCCGCTGGCTGCCCAGCCTGTTTACGGGATAGCTGGTTGGTGTGTGCTTGAACTAAcctcagcctggaaaagaggggCTTTTATAGCGCTGCAGCAGAGAAAAGAGACAAAAGAAGCCCTCCTATCTATAATGGTCTTGTTAGGATGACGTGCAATTATTCAGGGCGGTGCGCTTTGACTGTCCCATTTAGCAAGGACTCCCATTCATATTCATTGTGGTGCCACCCTGGGACACCTCAGCCATGGACCATCAGGAGTCAAGCAGACACAAAACCCCTCTGATTGACAACACGCACTCATCGCGGCATGTTCACGCCTTCTCCTCCCCCTGGTTCTAATTTCCAAAATAAAACTGCATCTAGTGTACAGTAAAGAGCAGAGGGTCTGATTTGGATGTGTATTTGCTTGGGGTCATTTTTCAGTCTAGCATCTCAGTGTTAGGTAACGTTGTAGCAAATTCTATTTgtctgaggaaggagaggaggattgtttgctttggtttttttctctcgtgtgtgtgtgtttgtgttttgttctTTCCAACCCGAAAGAAAATAATCGTCTTCATCTCTGAATCTTTTTTCTATACATATTTGAGTTTCCCTTTGTTTCCATGTGTCACCGATCTTTATAATCTCCTTGCTTATCATTTCTGCGCGCAACTAACGCTGCTTTGCAGGTTTCTGTTACATTGGATTGTACCTTAACTGCCTTAATGTtgtagggtttttaaaaaagtaattattATGGTGCCTACTGTCCGTCCACAAACAATCTCTTTCGCttaaaaatatttggaaattAATCTCTCTGGCTGCAACCGTTTGACTTTCTTTGGACTTTAAATAAAAGGGAAACTTTGAATTTGTGTTGACAAGTATTTTTTAAGATGATCATTCAAATTGTTTCCAAATTAGAAGAGAGACCATTATATATATATTCCCAGATCTCAAAGTATTTATTTCGATACACTgaatgggaggaggtgggggaaaggaagtCATCTGTGAATTGGGCTGACTGAGAAGCTGCATAAAAGAACTGGACACATGCAGGCAAAAGGAAACACATCAAGTCACAAGGGAGAGAATCTTGCAAGCAAAAGCTAATATAGATGCGATGAATGTTTGTTAGTAGTGAAGTAGTTCTGGTTTTATTTGGTTGGTATATATTTGATAACAGACACAGTAagagactggtgtgtgtgtgtgtgtgtgtcagtgagagagagagagagaaagagagagagagagagtggagtgtGTTGGGATGTTGGAGGATGACAGTTTGTTTCTATAGCTGGAAGTCCTTATCTTGCCctgcgtgtgtgtgtattgtgGAGGAGCTTGTGAGAAGTGTAATGCAAGAGGGTTCCAGATATGCGGCAATCTGGCTACCGATGTGTATGTAGGGTTTGTTTGTGGGCATATGTGAGTGCTTTCTGTGGGGGCCGGGCAGAGATCCTATGCATTGGGATGCGCCTTGCGGGGCTGGGAAGAGGGAAATTTGAGGGGGCAGGAGAAGCCTGCCAAAGGCAGGTGTGCTTATGAGGAAGAGTGTATTTTGGACCCCCAGGAGTAGTTTTGTAGAGATCAGGTGTTCATGGAGGCTGCTCAGCCACTGGGATTACCTGGGATTGATTTGTGTGTGCTCTGCACGTGCTGATTGCATGGGTGTGTGAAAGGGAAAGGCGTAGGGAGCGAATTGTGAAGAGTGACAGCGAAGGTTTGTCTTGACTAGGGTGTTAGCAAGCACGTTCCAACCAACCCCTTCGacaactctagtgtagacaaggcagtgGTACTTTAACATGTGCAAACTGGCTCAAGTTGAAGCCTGGACTCCCCCTTTAACAACACACCGGATTGGAGAATGAAACCTTGACAGGAATGTTCAGTCTGGGGATGGGTTtaatgagaaaagaagactaactGCACTGCTCAGACTAAAAACAACTGCCGGCAGTTAGGGCCCAAGTCATTGTTACTCCAAAGAGACTTCAGACCCACATGGAGAAGAGTCAGAAAGGGATGGACGCTTTCATCCGATTGATTCTAACTGTACTTAATCTGCTGAGACAAATGTAAGACGTCCTGATTGTCATTGTTTGTCTGTAAATCCCGAGGTGGGCATTGGAGCAGCTAGATtggtgaaaagaaaagaaaagacgcTCCTCTCACGTTAGGGCAAGTTTAGACCAATAACTGGACCGAGAAACAAGGTGCATTACCCCTTGTTCAGAAGAATGTATCACAGACAGAGAAATAATTGAATTCAATTTCAGCTTGTTAAGCTTCTGCTGAGAGGCTCGGAGACTCGGCGTTTCTCGTAGCTGAAACATTTCATGTGTCAAGAGAAAGCAAAGGTGTCTGAATAACGTCCCAACTTCCCTCTAATCTGGCGCTTCTACAACGATTCATTCCCCTTTTAACGATATCAATAACTGAATAATGCATTTGACGATCGCCCCCCTCTTCCCAGCCAAGGGGAGTAAATCTAGGAAGGACCAAGCGGGAGTCGGGGGACTCAACTCCTAGCGCTATCTTTATTCCTGAAAACACACACGGAGTTTCTCTCTCGCTGCCTCCTTTTCTCTCGGGAACATTTTTACTTGCTTGAAAAACTGTTGGCACATGATGTTGTGCTGAGCCGACTGATTCTCAGAAAAAAACAGTGTATCTACTGAAGAGTTAATAAAGTGAGTGTTAATTGCTGCACTATTAACATGCTAGAAGGCAAATGTGTAACTATTATAGACGAAGgggggaaagacccacccccgcaataccccccccacacacacacaagtgatcATAATAATGCGATAGCTTTAACCAGAGGAATTCTACCTTCGTCCTCACAACCAACCTTAAGAGAACTTCCATCGGACCAGGGTCCGGGTGAATGGCTCAGCCTTCTGCTTGGTCCCCAGGCGTTGGCGTCTAGGCAGAGCCCTGTCCTCATATTGATATGGTTTTATTTCCTCTTAGCAAGAGGCAGCAGCGCCAGTTCCCGGCTTTCTACCCAAACATCTGCTGCATGGGAGAAGCAAGGCAGCCTTCTCCAGGGACTAATGACCTGCGATTGGAATCCGGGTGGCTGCTTCCCTCTTCCGAGGGAAaagtgtggtgggggagagggaggcccTTTCAGCTGGGCCAGCCCCgctctgggggaggaagggggatcgGTAGAGAGAAACGGAGTTCCTGGCTGCCTTGTCCGCCCTCTTGCTCATCCCTCTGGGCGTAGATCTGCTTCAGATTTCAGCGTCTCGCATTGCCAAGGGCAGCTCAGCACGTGCGATCCTTCTAGAGTTGCAGGTTCCCTTCAAGCAGTGATTGAGGGGAGAGTTACAGACTGAGGGCATGTTTTGCAGGTGACAAGCTGGCacgtgtttctctctctgtgtcctaCCCAGGGATGGCCAGATTTGCTTTGCATGTACCGGCCGGAGACAGAAACCCGAGGGGTGGGAAACCGGGATCTTTACACGGAATTTTTAAAGCCGGGTGTGTTGAACGGGCTGATGGGGCAGACAGTGGTAGGGAGCTGGGTTCCCCGGTGGGAGGGATGGGATGCCAGCATCATTGATTGGGTGTCAGTGGGCAGAATCTTGCTGTTAGGACATTATACTTTGGGCCCGGTCTTTCAGCTCTTATTCAGAAgatccacagacacacacacgcctTCCCTCCAACAGGCCTGGGAGGGTTTTGTCTGAGCTAGGCTCTCTGGCAAAGGAGCAGAATTCGAGCCGAGCGTAAAATatgcccccaagctcctggcagGGATCAGTGCATGAGGGCAAAAGGCAGAAATCCAGCCTTGCACGGCGATCGATGTGgctttccccagccaccccagTCTGCCGAAGAGCTGAGCCGTAACCCCTCCCGGCAATGTTTTCTCTTCCTCCGAGTGGACACGCCCAGCATGCTGACCTGCAGAAAAGGGGACACCTTGCGAGCTACAGAAAGGGGGGCCGAAGCGGGGGAGGTGAAAGGACTGGGAGGCACCGGGTTGGAGATGAAGCAATTTGATGCATACATGGCCTTCGGGCTGACTTTCCCCACACTGCCGCAATCCAGCCCCCACGTCCCGTTCCAGCTCCTTGGCAGTTTAGATCCACCGCACACACCCGCATGGTTCCCGTtacttcccttctccctcccaccagcCTCCCGAGACAGAGCTTTGCCGCGCCGACTGGAGAGCGAATCGCGGCTCCTGGGTTTTGTTGCGTTAATTTGAAATCCAACGTAGAAAGAAAAGTACAAATAAACGAGCAACGCAGAGCTATTTTCGGGGCATACGAGTGTCCCCAATAATCGGATTCCTCCCGAATGCAATGAAAAGACTCGGGACAATTGTTATTTTGCAGTTGCTGCAACTTTG from Mauremys mutica isolate MM-2020 ecotype Southern chromosome 3, ASM2049712v1, whole genome shotgun sequence harbors:
- the OLIG3 gene encoding oligodendrocyte transcription factor 3 yields the protein MNSDSSSVSSRASSPDMDEMYLRDHHHHHHHHHHQDNRLNSVSSTQGDLVQKMSGEGLSRNGSKAGGEGSKYKIKKQLSEQDLQQLRLKINGRERKRMHDLNLAMDGLREVMPYAHGPSVRKLSKIATLLLARNYILMLTSSLEEMKRLVGEIYGGHHSAFHCGTVGHSGGHPAHAASTVHQVHPILGSALSSANTSSPLSASLPGIGTIRPPHSLLKTPSAPPALQLGSGFQHWSGLPCPCTICQMPPPPHLSALTTANVSRLSAESKDLLK